The Heyndrickxia acidicola sequence ATGGAAAACAAATTGGTGCCGTTGCAGTGGGAATTTCATTAAATAATGTCAATAAGGATGTTAAAAACAGCCGATATATGATTTACGTTGCAATTGTTTTAGGCATTATCGTCGGAATCATTGGCGCTTTATTTTTAGGCAAGAAAGTAAAAAATACTATGTTTGGCTTAGAGCCTTATGAGATTGCTAGATTGCTTGAAGAGCGAAATGCAATGCTGCAATCCACAAAGGAAGGCATCATCGCCATTGACCAAAACACGTGTATAACGCTGATTAATAGTGAGGGACTTCGTTTGTTGAAAGAGGCAGGAATCGTTGAGAATCCTGTAGGATGCTTAGTGGACTCCTGCTTTCCACAATTGCTGCTGAAAAATATTCTTGAAACGGGGATTCCAAAAATTAATGAGGAAATTCACTTATCGAATATTACACTCTTATCAAACCAGCTTCCCATCATAGTCGGTCACTCCATTGTCGGAGCTGTTGCAACTTTTAGGGATAAAACCGAAATGAACCATTTAGCAGAGCAGCTTACTGGTGTTAAGCTTTATGCAGAAGCCTTGCGTGCCCAATCACACGAGTTTATGAATAAGCTTCATGTTATACTTGGGCTTGTCAATCTTAAACATTATGATAAACTTGCAGACTACATAACTTTTATTTCGGACCATCTTCAGCAGGAGGTTGGGTATATTGTAAAAAAAGTCAAAGATCCTGCGTTAGCCGGGTTCATCCTTGGTAAAATAAGCTATGCAAGAGAATGCAGCACAGAGCTTTTATTTGACGGTCAGGGAGTTTTGCCGGAACCTCATACTCCGGAATTGACCCATGAATTGATTACGATCCTTGGTAATGTAGTCGACAACGCATTAGAAGCTGTTTCGGGACAAACGGAACGACGAATTGAGATTTTTTATGAATATCTGGATGGCCAGCTGTCTTTTGAGGTCATTGATAACGGTCCTGGTTTATCTGAATCCATAGCAAAGCAGGTATTTATGAAAGGATTTTCTTCAAAAGGCACTAATCGGGGCTACGGTCTGTATCTCGTAAAATCAAGTATTGATAAGCTTCATGGAGAAATAGAACTTTTTTCAACTGCAGAAAAAGGAACTAGATTTATCTTTACTATTCCTTATATAGCAAAAGAAGTATAATCTTTATAGCAAAAAATTAAATTAAATGAATATAATCATACCTTCTTGCACAAAAAAAACGTAAAATAGAAGGGTAAACAAAAATCTAACTTTAACGAGAACCTAGGGGAGGCTAACATGGCTATTACAAGTGGTACGAGTACACACATAATTATGCGCTTACAATTAGATAGAGAAACTCACTCTTTCAGCGAGATTGCTAACTGTATCAGCATCGCTGGCGGAGATGTTATCGGTATTGATGTCATTTCATCAACCAAGACACATACCGTACGCGACATTACTGTAAACGGTCTTGATTTAACCAATAGTAAATTGCTAATAGACTTAATATCCAAGCTGCGCGGTGTCAAGGTTATTAACATCTCTGACCGAACGTTCCTTATGCATCTTGGCGGAAAAATTGAAACAGGCTTAAAAAGCAAAATTAAAAACCGTGATGACTTATCCAGAGTTTATACTCCGGGTGTAGCAAGTGTTTGTACTGCTATTGCGGAAGAACCGGACAAGGCCTATTCACTAACCATTAAACGAAACACAGTAGCAGTTATTTCAGATGGGACAGCCGTACTAGGTCTTGGAAATATCGGTCCAGCTGCAGCTATGCCGGTTATGGAAGGAAAGGCTCTTCTTTTCAAACAGCTTGCAAACGTGGATGCGTTCCCTCTTTGCCTGGATACCCAGGATACTGAAGAAATTATTCGCACTATAAAAGCTGTAGCTCCTGCATTCGGAGGAATCAACCTTGAGGATATCGCATCTCCGCGCTGCTTTGAGATTGAACGCAGGTTAAAAGAGGAGCTGGATGTCCCTGTTTTCCATGACGATCAGCACGGTACAGCTGTCGTAATTCTAGCAGGATTAATTAACGCATTAAGAATTACAAAGAAAAAACTTGAAGATATCAAAGTTGTCATTACCGGTATTGGTGCTGCAGGGATGGCTTGCTCCAAAATGCTTCTATCCGCCGGGGTTAAAAACATTATCGGTGTTGACCGTATGGGTGCTATTAACCGAAATGAGAAATATGACAATATTTACTGGACTGAATATGCCAATATGACAAATCCGGACAACCTTAGCGGTAACCTATCCGAAGTCATTGAAGGCGCCGATGTCTTTATCGGCCTTTCAGCTCCCGGCATCCTAAAAGTGGAAGATGTTAAAAGCATGGCGAAGGACCCAATCGTATTTGCCATGGCAAATCCTCTTCCAGAAATTGATCCAGAAAAAGCTGAACCATACGTAAGAGTAATGGCGACTGGCCGCTCTGATTTCCCTAACCAAATTAACAATGTTTTATGCTTCCCTGGAATCTTCCGCGGAGCATTGGATTCCCGCTCGACTGAAATTAACGAAGAAATGAAGCTTGCAGCTGCACATGCAATTGCCTCAGTCGTAAGAGATGAAGAGCTGAACGAAGCCTATATTATACCAAGCGTCTTTAACGAAAAAGTCGTAGAAAAAGTTCGTGAAGCCGTAATTAAAGCTGCACACGAAACAGGAGTTGCGCGCCGCGAACCGCGTGAATAAGTAAAGGCTCTTTTCGTAAACTTTGTTGCTATAAATATAAATGAGGATACACAGGATTCAGGATTGAAAACAAAATTGCTGAAGACGAAAAGATGCCACGATGTCTCACTTATTACGAATTAAACACTTTTGGGAAAACAGCCTAAGTGAAAAACGAGAAACGCCTTGTTATGTGACAAGGCGTTTTTTTACAGGAAAGTACATTGAATGAACATTGTAAACCTTAGATTACCGCTTTAAATAAGAATGGAGTGAGTAAATGAAGATTGTGGTTGCACCAGACTCATTTAAAGAAAGTTTGACTTCCATAGAGGTAGCTCAATCGATAGAAAACGGATTTCTAAAGGTTTTTCCAAATGCAGAAATTATAAAAATTCCTATGGCAGACGGTGGGGAAGGCACTGTTCAGTCACTTATTCATGCAACTGGCGGCAGCACACATTCTGCTTCGGTATCAGGACCGCTCGGGGAACCTGTTAATGCTATTTACGGAATTCTTGGCAATGGAAAAACAGCTGTGATTGAAATGGCGTCAGCCTCTGGCCTCCATCTTGTCCCATTTAATAAGAGGAACCCGATGTTTACTTCTACTCGCGGAACCGGAGAATTGATATTATCTGCCCTTGCTCATGATATTCAGCACATCATCATTGGAATTGGAGGCAGTGCAACCAATGATGGCGGCATGGGCATGGCAAAGGCACTTGGAGTCCGCTTTACCGATCATGAAGGAAATGACATTGGGGAAGGCGGAGGAGCATTAGCAAAACTTGCAAAAATTGATGTCTCCGATTTGGATGAGCGCTTGTCCAACGTGAAAATTGAGGTTGCATGCGATGTTGATAATCCGCTTACCGGTCCAAAAGGAGCTTCTGCCATTTATGGCCCCCAAAAAGGTGCAACTCCAAAAATGGCAGATTTGCTTGACCATTATCTGGCTCATTATGCATTTGTTATTGAAAGGGACCTTGGCAAGCATATTAACAATATTCCAGGTGCTGGGGCAGCTGGCGGTCTTGGTGCAGGACTGCTCGCATTTTTACCATCGATTCTTAATAAAGGTGTTGATATAGTAATGGAGGCAGTTGATTTGGCAAAGCATGTAATGGATGCAGATATTGTGATCACTGGGGAAGGAAAAATAGACAGTCAGACAGTCTTTGGCAAAACACCGATTGGTGTCGCAAGAATAGCCAAGCAGCTAAATGTTCCCGTCATCGCTATAGCTGGAAGTATAGCAGATGACTACAGTAAGGTGTATGAATATGGATTAGATGCAGTCTTCAGTATTATACCCGGTGTGGTTAAGCTTGAACATGCTTTTTCCCACACTTCTCTCTATATAGAAAACACTGTCAGAAACATTGCAAGGATACTGAAAATGAATAGAGCATGAACTTACCATGGACAGGACTCCGGAGTCTTCGAATGAGAAAAAGGAAACACAGCGAGGTTATTCACGAGCTGATGTTGACTTATCTTAATGAGGATACATAGAAATCCGATAGATGATAGGCGCTGAAGCTAGACAAGAAAAATATTCACTGGTTTAGCATTTAATAATTTCCTGGCAATAAAAAAAGCTGTCAAGATGTTCAGGACAGCCAAAAAGATGCTGGTTGATTTCCATTTTAGTGACTGTAGCTGTACCTCCTCTTTGCAAGATCCTGCGGGGTCTCCCTTACAAGAATATCCCGCAGGAGTCTGGTCTATCCGCTCCAATCAACCTTGATTGAAAACGAACATTAGGTTTTACTCATATGCGTACTGCTGTTTGTCTGCCTGTTCACTTCCATTTATCAACATAGATTTTTCAGAGGCCACCCTAATATGTTCTTTCTTCCATATCGATTAGGCAATACAGATTACAATAGGTTGGTTTGTCT is a genomic window containing:
- the dcuS gene encoding DcuS/MalK family sensor histidine kinase, coding for MKEEKFVLKKKSALSLQTRIALLVCSVVALSLLVTDFLMSEEISRTTQKNLAEKATNIARIVSHSSIVINALSKKTNEQDIQNYANELMHITQVQFIVVMDMHGIRKSHPDPNQIGKRFVGGDEGPVLHGKENVSIAKGTLGYSLRAFSPVYSEDGKQIGAVAVGISLNNVNKDVKNSRYMIYVAIVLGIIVGIIGALFLGKKVKNTMFGLEPYEIARLLEERNAMLQSTKEGIIAIDQNTCITLINSEGLRLLKEAGIVENPVGCLVDSCFPQLLLKNILETGIPKINEEIHLSNITLLSNQLPIIVGHSIVGAVATFRDKTEMNHLAEQLTGVKLYAEALRAQSHEFMNKLHVILGLVNLKHYDKLADYITFISDHLQQEVGYIVKKVKDPALAGFILGKISYARECSTELLFDGQGVLPEPHTPELTHELITILGNVVDNALEAVSGQTERRIEIFYEYLDGQLSFEVIDNGPGLSESIAKQVFMKGFSSKGTNRGYGLYLVKSSIDKLHGEIELFSTAEKGTRFIFTIPYIAKEV
- a CDS encoding NAD-dependent malic enzyme: MRLQLDRETHSFSEIANCISIAGGDVIGIDVISSTKTHTVRDITVNGLDLTNSKLLIDLISKLRGVKVINISDRTFLMHLGGKIETGLKSKIKNRDDLSRVYTPGVASVCTAIAEEPDKAYSLTIKRNTVAVISDGTAVLGLGNIGPAAAMPVMEGKALLFKQLANVDAFPLCLDTQDTEEIIRTIKAVAPAFGGINLEDIASPRCFEIERRLKEELDVPVFHDDQHGTAVVILAGLINALRITKKKLEDIKVVITGIGAAGMACSKMLLSAGVKNIIGVDRMGAINRNEKYDNIYWTEYANMTNPDNLSGNLSEVIEGADVFIGLSAPGILKVEDVKSMAKDPIVFAMANPLPEIDPEKAEPYVRVMATGRSDFPNQINNVLCFPGIFRGALDSRSTEINEEMKLAAAHAIASVVRDEELNEAYIIPSVFNEKVVEKVREAVIKAAHETGVARREPRE
- a CDS encoding glycerate kinase, producing the protein MKIVVAPDSFKESLTSIEVAQSIENGFLKVFPNAEIIKIPMADGGEGTVQSLIHATGGSTHSASVSGPLGEPVNAIYGILGNGKTAVIEMASASGLHLVPFNKRNPMFTSTRGTGELILSALAHDIQHIIIGIGGSATNDGGMGMAKALGVRFTDHEGNDIGEGGGALAKLAKIDVSDLDERLSNVKIEVACDVDNPLTGPKGASAIYGPQKGATPKMADLLDHYLAHYAFVIERDLGKHINNIPGAGAAGGLGAGLLAFLPSILNKGVDIVMEAVDLAKHVMDADIVITGEGKIDSQTVFGKTPIGVARIAKQLNVPVIAIAGSIADDYSKVYEYGLDAVFSIIPGVVKLEHAFSHTSLYIENTVRNIARILKMNRA